ACCAATCAGGCTATTGAGAATAACAACGACAGTCACCATAAAGACGAGGACAGGAGCAGCAGCGGATTGAACCTGCAAAAGCAGGATCACCTATTTGAATCATACTGACACATTACAAAGCTAGAAGGACGAAGAGTAGCAGAGTAAAACTAGAGCTACAGTCAACGGCGTCTGCTAATTTGTGTCTGCCAATTTGTGTCTGCCAATTGCCTCTGTAATGCCTCTGTAAAAAGATGAGAGTCATTAAATTTATGCGTATGAATGAAGGGGGGGTGTCAAAGGGTGTGCGATTATGCAAAAGGCAAAAAGCAGAATGTTGTGTTTGTAGAGAGGGATCGATGACGCAATCGCCAACGCCACCAGTCTTTTATGTCAATCCTGTTCGCGGCAACGACAATGCAACGGGGAGTCAGGGAAGCCCCTATCGCACCATCACACGCGCCCTGCGACAGGCAACATCGGGCAGTGTCATTCGATTAGCGACGGGCAACTACACGGCAATGAATGGTGAGGTGTTTCCGATTGTGATTCCGACGGGGGTGTCGATCATCGGGGATGAAACCCAAAAGGGGAATGGCACTGTTATTGAGGGAGGGGGTGAATATGTCAGCCCCACCTTTAACCGACAAAATGTTGCCATTCGCCCCGAAAATAATGCTCAACTGCGGGGGGTCATGGTGGTGAACCGAGCCGCTCGCGGGACAGGAGTGTGGATCGAGTCTACTAATCCGGTGATTGCTAATAATATCTTTGTCACCTGTGGACGGGAGGGAGTATTTATCACTGGGAATGCCACACCTGAAATATCTGATAATATCTTTCAGCGCAATGCAGCCAGCGGCATTTCTATCGTTCGCAATGCTAAGGGCGACATTCGTCGAAACTTGTGCCAAAACACGGGTTTTGGCATCGCCATCAGTGATAACGCCGCTCCCCTGCTGCTGGGTAACCAAGTTGTCGAAAACCGTTCCGGTGTCGTGATTTCGGATGCTGCCCGACCCGTTTTACGTAGCAATCGCATTGAGCGTAACGCTAGTGATGGCTTGGTGGTGCTTAATTCTGCAATACCTGATTTAGGGCGAACTCAAGACCCAGGCAATAATTCGTTTCAAGGCAACGCAGCGGCTGACCTGCGAAATGATACCCCTGCGGCTCTCGTATCCGTGGGGAATCAAGTCAATCCAGCGCGTGTCACGGGCAACATTAATTTTGTCACGGCTGAAGTGCCGCCCGCAGGCATTACCCCGACTCCTGCTCCTGCCCCGCCACCCCGACCGACCCCACAACCTGGACCCAGTCCCCAACCTATCCCGGCTCCTTTACCCAGAACGGTGCTGACTGACATTACTGGGCACTGGGCTGAGGCGTTCATTCAGGCGTTGGTTGTGCGGGAGGTGGTTGGTGGATTTCCAGACAACACTTTTAAACCAGAAGCAAACTTGACGCGGGTGCAGTATGCAGCGGCGATCGCCAAAGCGTTTAATCTGCCTGCAAAACGGCAAAGCAGTCGGTTTGTCGATGTACCTGACAACTTTTGGGGAGCCGCCGCGATCGCCAGAGCAGAAGAGATGGGCTTCATCGCAGGATTCCCCGATGGCACCTTTCGCCCCAACCAAAACCTGACCCGGGTGCAAACGATCGTTTCATTGGTGAGCGGATTGGGCTTGACCGGAGGTAACCCTAACTCCCTCGATGCTTATAGCGATCGCGCCCAAGTTCCTAGTTATGCCATTAATGCGGTGGCAACAGCAACCCAGCGTCGTATGGTCGTCAACCATCCTCGTATTGACCAACTGGAGCCGATGGTGGACATAACACGGGCAGAGGTGGTTGCCATGATCTATCAGGCATTGGTAGCCGTGGGTCAGGTACGAGCCATTCCTTCTCCTTATATTGTGCAACCGGATGTCTCGGCACCTTCCTTTGCTGACCTGGAGGGCTATTGGGCGGCTGACTTCATTCGTGGTTTAGCCAGTCAGGGTTTCATCAGTGGCTTTGCCGATGGCACCTTTAGACCCGATGCCGAGATGACTCGCGCTCAGTATGCCGTTTTGATGGTCAATACCTTTAACCCGACTCCCAAACGTCCGGCGGTTGCCTTCGTAGATGTGCCGGAGAATTTTTGGGCGGCCGCTGCGATTCGTCGTGCCTATCAAGGGGGGCTGATGTCGGGAGCCGCTGATGGTACATTCCAGCCGAACCAAAACGTATCGCGCATTCAAGTGCTTCTGTCGTTAGCCAATGGCTTGCAGTTGCCTGCTGGCGATCAGACGTTGCTGCGGTTGTATGAAGACGAAGCAGCCATTCCCACCGTAGCGCGAGGGGCAGTTGCTAGTGCAACCGCCAACCGGATTGTGGTCAATTTTCCTCGAATTCCTCAGCTAAACCCCAATCGGGCAGCAACACGGGGAGAGGTTGCCTCAATGGTTTATCAGGCGGTGGTGTATCTGGGGCGATCGCCTGCGATCAATTCGCCCTACATTGTCAATCCCGTTCAACCGGGTGGTTCAGCGGCTCGTTCACCGTCTCCTTCCCCCTCCCCCCCTCCTCCCGCGCCCTCCCCTACTCCGTCTCCCTTGCCGCGATCGGTCGCTCCGTCTCCTGCGCCTTCACCGACTCCGACCCCTACCCCTCGGGCAGTCGCCCCCACTCCGACTCCAACCCCAATTCCTGCTCCGTTGCCGCGATCGGTTGCGCCCACTCCCTCCCCCACGCCACCTCCGTTGCCGCGATCGGTGAATCAGTTGGTCATGATTGACCCAGGGCATGGCGGCAGCGATCCCGGTGCGATCGGTATTGAGGGATTGCGTGAAAAAGATGTTGTTCTGGCGATCGCCCGACAGGTCGCGACTGTACTGACGCAAAACGGCTTGCGAACTGCCATGACTCGGAGCGGCGATGAGGATTTAGAGCTTAATCCCAGAGTCCGGATTGCGGAACAAGCGAGAGCCAATTTGTTTGTCAGCATTCACGCCAATGCCATCAGCCTCGATCGCCCCGAAGTCAATGGGCTGGAAACCTATCACTATCCCGGTTCAAGCCGCAGCGCAACCCTGGCTCAAGCCATCCAAACCAGCATCCTCAATACGATTCAGATTCGCGATCGCGGCGTTCGGCAAGCCAACTTTTATGTCCTCAAAAACACCTCTATGCCCGCTGTTTTAGTGGAAGTGGGGTTTGTCACGGGACAAGAAGATGCCGTCAACCTGGCTCGATCCGATTATCAAAGCCGCATGGCAGAAGCGATCGCCAGAGGTATCTTGCTCTATGTCAGTGCAAATGGTGGGAATATAAATTAAGGTCACAATAAGTGTTTGACAAGGAAATATTATGGCTGAAATTCAATTTTCGCGGGGTGTAACAGAGGAAGTTATTCCAGATGTACGCCTGCGACGCTCAAAAGATGGCACCAATGGCACGGCTG
This DNA window, taken from Oscillatoria sp. FACHB-1407, encodes the following:
- a CDS encoding N-acetylmuramoyl-L-alanine amidase → MTQSPTPPVFYVNPVRGNDNATGSQGSPYRTITRALRQATSGSVIRLATGNYTAMNGEVFPIVIPTGVSIIGDETQKGNGTVIEGGGEYVSPTFNRQNVAIRPENNAQLRGVMVVNRAARGTGVWIESTNPVIANNIFVTCGREGVFITGNATPEISDNIFQRNAASGISIVRNAKGDIRRNLCQNTGFGIAISDNAAPLLLGNQVVENRSGVVISDAARPVLRSNRIERNASDGLVVLNSAIPDLGRTQDPGNNSFQGNAAADLRNDTPAALVSVGNQVNPARVTGNINFVTAEVPPAGITPTPAPAPPPRPTPQPGPSPQPIPAPLPRTVLTDITGHWAEAFIQALVVREVVGGFPDNTFKPEANLTRVQYAAAIAKAFNLPAKRQSSRFVDVPDNFWGAAAIARAEEMGFIAGFPDGTFRPNQNLTRVQTIVSLVSGLGLTGGNPNSLDAYSDRAQVPSYAINAVATATQRRMVVNHPRIDQLEPMVDITRAEVVAMIYQALVAVGQVRAIPSPYIVQPDVSAPSFADLEGYWAADFIRGLASQGFISGFADGTFRPDAEMTRAQYAVLMVNTFNPTPKRPAVAFVDVPENFWAAAAIRRAYQGGLMSGAADGTFQPNQNVSRIQVLLSLANGLQLPAGDQTLLRLYEDEAAIPTVARGAVASATANRIVVNFPRIPQLNPNRAATRGEVASMVYQAVVYLGRSPAINSPYIVNPVQPGGSAARSPSPSPSPPPPAPSPTPSPLPRSVAPSPAPSPTPTPTPRAVAPTPTPTPIPAPLPRSVAPTPSPTPPPLPRSVNQLVMIDPGHGGSDPGAIGIEGLREKDVVLAIARQVATVLTQNGLRTAMTRSGDEDLELNPRVRIAEQARANLFVSIHANAISLDRPEVNGLETYHYPGSSRSATLAQAIQTSILNTIQIRDRGVRQANFYVLKNTSMPAVLVEVGFVTGQEDAVNLARSDYQSRMAEAIARGILLYVSANGGNIN